The genomic region GCCCCATTTCCATGTGCCCAAAGGGATCCCAAATATGCTGGATGAAGGCACAATGTGAAAGCTTGTTCTTTCACAGCTGATCCTGCTGTTCTCATTTATTGATCTCTCTCAtcaacagtttttaaaaataggtggCCATCTTACAGCATCAGAATTAACCCATTGAATAACTTTTCAGCGACTTCAACTGTGAACgtttattcctttttctgaaaCATCTGTATTGGGTCCATGTGTAACTTAAGAAGTTCTGAAGAGCCCTGTATCAGTGCTCTTTTAACTGTAATGGTACAGTTTTCATATTACAATCTCCTGCTTCAGTGTATCATTTGtgtttataaataatatatgtACAACTATAGTAAAGACTCTTTACAATACAGACTAGAAAGAAAGGTTCTCCTTTAGGAAAAGGAGTAGAGAGATAATACACCTTGCAAAGATGAGTAATTTAGTATATGGGAGGGTTCTGTGTTcatcaaaaccaaacagttcATTAACTTTCCATGTACTGCATTTCCATCCCATAATGTTATCTGTGTGAATTGTCCAGTAAGACATTTGAGTTCCAAACaatataaaatacagttttaccTTCAAAGGACTGTAGACTGCACTTGTGGCAGTCAAATGTTAATATGAATTCTCCATTTTATCTGAAAGTCAGGTTCCTCTGCTTGTGTGTCCTGGCTTACTAAACCATTGCTGTAGTTGGAACTCAGCTAAAGATCTCAGAATTTTCAGATGTTCTCATTGTGGTCAGTCTGAATTGtaagcttggtttttttgtttaatactTTCTCAGACACCCGGTTGAACTGTGAATCAAATCTTTGCTTGAGTTAAAAACATCCAGACATATATGTACATGTGGAGTGGAATTTGAACATTCACAATGGTGCGTATTTCCTGGAAAAAGTCATGAGAACAGTCAAAATGATACAGCTAGGAAATGGTAATGAATTTTCCTGCTGTCCTGTGACAATTCTTTTTCAGTCTGATCACAGTCCTTGGTTTCCTGATATCCTGAGAAACGAAACTTTAAATAGCTGCTCTACAGGGAGCACTGAGACTTTTTACTGTGGACCCTGGATTTTTAAGCTTAGTTCACTGCCGTGTACTACAGACAATTTTTCAGGTAGCTTTCCATTGGAATGTTTTGCAAGTACTGTCATTTGTGTTTCCCCCACATCCCGGGAGCTTTCTTCGTGATGTGACCTGACAGCACTTGAAATAGATACGCTCACTTGTCGTCTCAGTATTTTCATTACAGTTCTCTTGTATCCTTTGCATGCAAAGAAATAGATGAAAGGATCTAGGCAGCAGTTAAAATTCATCAGAAATACGGTATAATGGAGCGACTTCTGGAAAATTTTCGTTTCAGTGCACGAGGGCTCACTCTGAAGCTTCTTAATCATGTGTTGTATGATTGCAACGTGGTAAGGGGTAAAGCAGATGATGAACACTATGATGACAAAAACTATTGTATTGATGGCTTTTTTGTTTATCCCTGATTTTTCAGTCAGTGGATTTTCCTTGGCTGTTTGAAAAAGTTTACAGCTAATTTGAGAGTAACAATATAGTATAATCCCCAAGGGAATAAGGTACCCGATGAAACAGGCAGCAAGAAGTATGAGTGGTAGATGTGctattttttcaaagtttgGATACTCCATACACGTagtcctctctttttcttcctgggaCATGGGTTGTATAAGTAATGGGAAAGTCTGACTAAATACAAGAAACCAGATAAAGACACAAATGCCCTTGGCATATTTAATCCTTCTGATCTTGTACCGGAAAGGGTGGACAACAGCGAAAAACCTGTCAATGCTCAAACATGTCATGAAGTTCACACCTGCATAGGTGTTGATATAGAACAAGAGAGCAGTTATTCGACATAATGCTTCTCCAAAGGGCCAGTCAAACCCCAGGGCATAGTAGGCTATCCTTGTTGGCAGGGCAATGCAGAACAGGAGATCAGAGAAGACAAGGTTTGTTGAATAGAGGGTGGTGGAGTTGATcttctttctgtgtttgaaaatgACAGTGAGGGCGATGGCATTTCCAAGCACCCCGAGAATTAAGATGGAGCTGTAGAAGACAGACAGGAGGATCCGTGCTGTGTCTTTGTGCTCATACAAGTCACAGGTGGAGCTGTTTGTCTGTGAAGCTATGGAAGGGTCCATCTCTGTAACCACTGCTGTTGCAGGAAGCTCAGTAGACCTaaggtgaaaaaacaaacaaacaaaccaaaaaaaaaaatctacatttatttttgtaataaatgtAGATAAACTTCTTCTGCATGACAATTCCACCCTCTGTTGCAAAAAGCAAGACTGtcaaaaactgaaatgaaacttaGTTATGGTGAAATAGTCTTCAAGCCTCCctccaaaaacaaacaaaaatgatgCCTCTTTTTGTCTTCTTATCCCAgttccttctctccccccaaaaaattgggtgaggcaaaaaaaataaactaggGATGCAATATATTTGGAAAGTGAAATTCATAGGTGGTCAGGAGGTGGAGACTGTTAAAAACAatctgagaaggaaaaggagtCTGAAAACACCACAGGATGAAGTCCCCAAGGGCCAGACAAGCAGacaaaatcttttaaatgtGTTTCAGGTAAATTTTTGGGAGTCTTTGTTCCTAGCAATTCATGGTGTGATGATTTAACTTGTTGAGAGAAaacaagttggtttttttttttctgggttcttATCATATTGTCATTCTAATGGTCCAGCTTGTTTAACACTAGTTTTAAGAACTGGCTTTTGGAATCTAGTTCAAATATTGTTGCATATATAAATTCTTAATACTATGACTAAAGTCACTTAGCTGCAAAAGATAGATAACCCAGCTAAAACATTTTACATATTATCAGTTTAGTAGATTATAGAAACTGTTTGACCAGTGTCAGGAGTAGCTTGGAAGAGCAGCCAAGTGGCTGTGATTTGGGAGACTATAAATCTAATGATTCATTAGAATTTCAGAAATGAAACACTCCCCATCCTTTTGATAGCCCTTCCACTGCACAGTACTTCTTAGGTGTGTTGTTATTTGGCAGTTGCATAGTGTAAGCACAAATGTCAGAAAGGGTGAAGGATCCAATGTTACTCCTTGAGCAACTGTTCTGTAAAATGATGCCTCCTGGAGGCACCATTTATGGATTAAAGCAGCAGTCAAACCAAGATTGCTTCTGCTAAAATGCAGAATATTATCTGGAGATAAAAGCTGTTGTAACCtgatttttaaatctgtctGGTACCTTTAATTAAAATCTCTGGGTCATTTCAGAGGATCTACGTTTACACACACAATATGTACAAACAACTGTAGCCTGTTGTACCTTAAAAAAGGCTTTCTAGAAAATACCTCTCAATATTAAGGGGTTTAAGCTCACATTTTAGAAAGTATTCATTATTCTTTTGTTAACCTGTGAAAGCATTAAAAGGTTagtatattttttcatgttttaaaggAGATTGTCCAACTTACTCCAGGTTGTTCACAATTAATGTACCTTTTGTACATATACTGTATTCTAGCCAGACTAATGAGAATAATGGCTAgctcagcagggctgtgtgAGATTCTCTGTAAACCTGCAGATAGGGGATGATGTGGATTAAAACACCTAAATTAGTTATATTACATACGTTTAGGGAAGAAATTTAGCATCCAGATAGCATATTAAATCTATATTTGCTCTGTTGCACAGGCAGTTAGGAAAGCCAGGTGAGTGATTTCTGACTGACAGACATACAGTGTTCTGATTCTGTGGTACCTGTGGAGTATGTACCTGGTGTCAGGAGGTGGGAATACTGCAGTCAGGTTTGAATGTCAAATCTCAAATGGGAGCTTTGTGGTTTGGGTAAGGGACTTAAACTGGTAAACAGCAACTCCAGCTGTAGTGCAGATTTAAGAATTCTGTACTCTAATATTAGTTAATTCCATATAATTTACAGTACCTTGGTGTTAGAGTGTTAAATGATCAAGTAATACAGTAGTTAATACCCTTAGGATAGTTCTGGTATATTTTCCaactgttttgtcttttttcttatAGAAGCATGTAGGTTGGCTCTTGTTTTACATAAGTGTAACAGGCTGCTTTTTTCAGAAACCAATATGGGTCTTGGTATGCACCTGGATGAGAGTCAGTGaatttctgggatttttttgttctcctaTTTAAATGCTTCTGGTTACTATTTCACAGCCCCATCTACTTTCTACTCATCTCTTCCCTGAAATTAGGTAAAGCAATTGCTTAAACATATGTAAGGAAGAATAACCTTAAGATTTATGAAAAACAATTGTATTGCAGTGATGAGCTATAGCATTTTTAActgcataattttaattttcactgtaAAGTTGTAGAAATTTTGATTCATAAATAATATTCAGACTTGTCATGTCCATTCCTTGGTCTTTCTAGAaatgtttgtaaaataaaaaatatctattaTACAAACATGCTGGACTGTTTAGGAAAGATTCTATAATATCTGTGATTATTTtgttgtgattattttttttttaaacaaaaatagaaTTCCATAAAAGGCATGTTACCTGATTTTGTGCTATGAAGTTGGATCTCTAATGTAATAGATTTAATCTAGAACTTACTGCTCAAAATAGGATGTTCACCTTCATGTAGAGCCATGGCTATATTGAGGAGTCCCAGCTGAGACAGAGTTTGTGTCTTCCCATGGCACTGGCAGGGATATACATGAGGAGCAGGTCCATGGCTGGGCAAACTGGCAACAACCACATGAGAAGAAAGCTGTAGGAGTACAGCTCATGTGCCTCCCAGGGCAGTGTGCATGAACACTAAGCTTGGGTCTTTGACAGAGGGTGTCGGTCTTGGATGGTGAAAGGTTCTTCTTGGTGCTCTGTTACCTCCTGCTTTTGCTGAAGGAGCACCATCTGTCTTCTCAGGGCACAAGTAAAAGGCTTTAACTCTTTATTGTAATCTGTGatctgtctgtctctctttgtaattttccttctttggagTTTAAGAATTAAACTAATTAAATTCTTGGAAAGGCATGGCAGATCATTAGAAATATCTCTCCTGACTCTATACATAGTATGGTTTAGTCACTTTGAGATGGACAATATCTCTATAACAAACAGGACTGGGGAATCGTGTTGTTTATGAATGCATAAAGATTATAAATGATTTAAAAGGAATGATCAGGAAAGAGCCTTCTCTTTCCCTGCAATGCCTGACCTGAGGATTTACTGAGCTCACCATCCCCTATAG from Heliangelus exortis chromosome 1, bHelExo1.hap1, whole genome shotgun sequence harbors:
- the LOC139795414 gene encoding G-protein coupled receptor 183-like, whose amino-acid sequence is MPLTAQRIHKATDMSTELPATAVVTEMDPSIASQTNSSTCDLYEHKDTARILLSVFYSSILILGVLGNAIALTVIFKHRKKINSTTLYSTNLVFSDLLFCIALPTRIAYYALGFDWPFGEALCRITALLFYINTYAGVNFMTCLSIDRFFAVVHPFRYKIRRIKYAKGICVFIWFLVFSQTFPLLIQPMSQEEKERTTCMEYPNFEKIAHLPLILLAACFIGYLIPLGIILYCYSQISCKLFQTAKENPLTEKSGINKKAINTIVFVIIVFIICFTPYHVAIIQHMIKKLQSEPSCTETKIFQKSLHYTVFLMNFNCCLDPFIYFFACKGYKRTVMKILRRQVSVSISSAVRSHHEESSRDVGETQMTVLAKHSNGKLPEKLSVVHGSELSLKIQGPQ